Genomic window (Wenzhouxiangella marina):
CGTGCGCTACGAGCACCTGCCGGCCATGGCCACCGAGGTCAGCCGCGAGGAGGCAGCCCGCCTGCTGCGCTCCAATCGCGTGGCACGGGTGCACCTGAACCGCTGGAACCGCACCAGCCTGGGCGAGAGCGTTCGCCTGGCCGGGGTCACCGAAGCCATGGCAGATCGTGCGGCCGGCCAGGGCCAGGTGGTGGCGGTGGTCGATACGGGGGTTGATCTCGATCACCCCTTCCTGCGCGACCGCCTGGTGGGTGGGGCCTGCTTTTCGATCGCAGGTAGCTGCCCCGGCGGGCAAACGCGAGCCTTTGGCCCACGGGCGCCTGCGGCGCTGAACCCCCACGGCAGCCATGTCGCGGGCATCGTCGCGGGCAGCAATGGCCGCTTCAGCGGCGTGGCGCCCGCGGCGGGCTTGCTGAATGTGCAGGTGTTTTCCAATCATTCGGGCGGGTTCGGGGCCGCGGACTCGGACATCCTCGCTGCCCTGGACTGGCTCTATGGCCAGCGCGAACGCTTCAACCTGGCCGCCGTCAACCTGAGTCTGGGGGCGGAGATGGGCCATACAGGCCATTGCGATGGGGACAGTCCCTATACGCAGATCTTCCGTCAGCTCCATGAGGCCGGGACGGTCGTGGTCGTGGCCAGCGGCAACGATGGCCGCACCGATGGCCTTGGCGCGCCCGCCTGCGTGTCCACTGCGCTGGCAGTGGGTTCGATCGAGAAGAATGGCAATGTATCCGGCTTTTCCAATAGCGCCAGCATTCTCGATATCGTCGCCCCCGGCGGGCAGATCGAGTCCGCCGTGCCCGGCGGCTACGAAAGCCTGTCGGGCACGTCCATGGCCGCGCCCCATGTGGCGGGCGCCGTGGCAGCCTTGCGATCGGCCTATCCCGACGCCACGGCCGATGAACTGGTGCAGGCCCTGACCGCCAACGGCCAGACCTTCCGTGACCCGCGAAACGGGCAGCGCAGCGCGCGCCTCGACCTGGCCGCTGCCATGGGCTGGCTCGGCGAGCGCCGTGCGCCGGCACCCAGTCCCGAGCCGCCGTCGACACCTGCTCCAAGGCCCGAGCCCGAACCGCGGCCTGAGCCGGTGCCCGAACCACGCCCCGCCCCGCGCCCCGCGCCACCCGAGCAGCGCCCGCCCCAGGACCCGAACCTGCCCCTGTGCCGTGAGCGCATCGGCGGCATACTGGTCGAGCGAGCGCCGCCTTGCCGCGAACCCGGTCGCGATGGCTGAAGCGAACAAGCAAGAAAAAATTCACTGATCCGAACATGACCCAGGCAAGCCGAAACGCGCTTCCACAACAGGAGAAATGACATGACCTTCCACCGACTGATGATGATCCCCCTGCTGGTGATCTTCCTGGCCGCCTGCTCGGGCCAGACCGTGCAGGCTTCCAACAGCGATCCGAACCTGCTGATCATGGGCGAGGACTACGACGACGACACCGTGCCGCGTGATTCACGCGTGTTCCGCCGCGTGCTCAATGCCCTGTCCAACCAGCTCAACGACGAAGGCTTTTCCGTCTACGACGAAACGGCCCTGACCCTCGATGACTTCGCCCAGGGCCGCGTGCGCCGGACCGATGCCGAGTTGATCGACATCGCGCGCAGCATCGACCAGCCGCCCATCGACGTGGTGGTGATGTTCTCGATCTACGCCAGCGCCCAGGACGTGGGCTACACGACCCGGGTGCGGGCTCGCGTCGAAGGTCGCCTGCTCAACGTCCGCACCGGCCAGCGCCTGGGCAACTTCGAACTGCCCAGCCCGCGCGAGTGGAACGCACCGCCGAACTGCTCCCGCGAGTGCATCCTGGAAACGATCGGCGAGTACAGCCGCATCCTCGCCAATGACGTCGGCGCCGTGCTGACCGAAAAGCTGGCCTGGATGGTCGACGGCGGTGGCCAGGCACCGGGCGGCGGCATGGACAACGCCTACACCCTCGTCTTCGACGGCTTCACGCCTGACGAGATGATGACCTTCGAAGAGTATCTGGTCATCTTCAGCGGCTACCGTGATCACCGCCCGACCTACTCCGGCGCCCGCCGCCAGGAGCTCTGGTACGAATCCCAGATTGAAACCGCCCGCCTCAACCGCAACCTCCAGCGCATGCTGCAGGAAGTGGGCCTGCGCGGCGTCGTGACCTTCTCGGGCAACACCTTCACGGTCCGCAAGATCACCCTTCGCGGCGAGCGCCCGCGACCCGACGCCAACGACGACTGGTAAGCCACGCCCTCGGCCCGCCGGCTTGCTTCCGGCGGGCTTTTTCTTTGCCGCCCGAGGAACCGACGCCATGCACCCGATTCATTCCACCGTCGCAAAGCTTGGTCTGGGCTTGATGCTTCTTGTGGGCCTGTTCGCCGGCCCCCTTGTGGCCCAGACCCGCAGCCTGGCCGAGATCGAAGCCGAGCTGGATCCGCTCGAGTTCGTCGAGAACCACGGCGGCGTGCGCCGCTCCATCGACTTGAGCATCGAGTTCGCCTTCAATTCCGCCGCGCTGCTGCCCGAGGGCCAGCGCCAGGTCGACATCCTCGGCCGCGCCTTCAATGGTGATCGCCTGCGGCCCTACCGCTTCCGCATCATCGGCCACACCGACGCCGTAGGTTCAGCTGAGTACAATCAGGCACTGTCCGAGCGCCGTGCCCAGGCCGTGCGAGCGGCACTGATCGAAGGCCACGGCATTGACCCGGACCGACTCGTGGCCGAAGGCGCAGGCGAGGCCGAGTTGATCGATGGCCTGGCCGAAGACGCCCGCGAGCACCGACGAGTGGAAATCAGCGTCCTCGACGACACCACCGACGAGGCGGACAGCGATGAGGTCTCGACGGAGGGCGAGGTCAGCATCGAGTGGGACTGAGACGGGCAAGCGGCGATCAAGTAGAGGGCGCCGGAAAAGGGGGAGCAGCAGTGGGGACATCAGCATGACCAGCATCGGACGCTACACCATCCTTAAACGCCTCGGCGGCGGGGGCTTTGGCGAAGTCTTTCTCGGCGAGGACCCACAGATCGGCCGCCAGGTGGCGATCAAGGTCTTCAAACCGAAGGACGAGAACCTGATCGCCTTTGCGACCAGTTCCGACGAGGAAGGCCTGGAGATTCTTCGCTCGCGCTTCCTCAACGAAGCCCGAATCCTGGCCTCGCTGGAAAACGCCCGGCACATCGTCAACGTGCTCGACTTCGGCGAGACCGAGGACGGCACCCCCTACTACGTCATGCCCTACCTGCCGCATTCCCTGGCAGAGGAGCTGGGCAAGGACGTTTTCGATGCTCTGGCGGTTCAGGA
Coding sequences:
- a CDS encoding OmpA family protein; its protein translation is MHPIHSTVAKLGLGLMLLVGLFAGPLVAQTRSLAEIEAELDPLEFVENHGGVRRSIDLSIEFAFNSAALLPEGQRQVDILGRAFNGDRLRPYRFRIIGHTDAVGSAEYNQALSERRAQAVRAALIEGHGIDPDRLVAEGAGEAELIDGLAEDAREHRRVEISVLDDTTDEADSDEVSTEGEVSIEWD
- a CDS encoding S8 family peptidase; its protein translation is MSITEMHKTFIAAWLLALLPLMASAQPARSVAELERSANRADWASLNGELPVIIELNLPRRAQAASRRGDWENLNDYIGRVQRELADEMGWRNFNDIVRYEHLPAMATEVSREEAARLLRSNRVARVHLNRWNRTSLGESVRLAGVTEAMADRAAGQGQVVAVVDTGVDLDHPFLRDRLVGGACFSIAGSCPGGQTRAFGPRAPAALNPHGSHVAGIVAGSNGRFSGVAPAAGLLNVQVFSNHSGGFGAADSDILAALDWLYGQRERFNLAAVNLSLGAEMGHTGHCDGDSPYTQIFRQLHEAGTVVVVASGNDGRTDGLGAPACVSTALAVGSIEKNGNVSGFSNSASILDIVAPGGQIESAVPGGYESLSGTSMAAPHVAGAVAALRSAYPDATADELVQALTANGQTFRDPRNGQRSARLDLAAAMGWLGERRAPAPSPEPPSTPAPRPEPEPRPEPVPEPRPAPRPAPPEQRPPQDPNLPLCRERIGGILVERAPPCREPGRDG